In Lycium ferocissimum isolate CSIRO_LF1 chromosome 7, AGI_CSIRO_Lferr_CH_V1, whole genome shotgun sequence, the sequence TGGCCTCGGGTCCTGGGGACCGAGATCGAACCACAATGGCCGGGCAATGAACAATGAACGGTAGTGAAATACTTAGAAAGGGGACAAAACCCTTTTGCTATCAATTGTATTGTATTTGTTCTTGTGGGCGTATGAGAAAAGCTGCTGAAAATAAAGGAGgtcctcctctttatatagtagaggagtcctaACTCTAGTACAAGTCTAAATAAGGCATGCAATCTTCTGTTATCTGATATGCGAGATCGGTGCCGAAATATCCGGCTGGTGGCGGATATTTTGGCCTTCCCATTATGGTGATCAACTGCCTTCTCATCATACCTCGGTCGACCCCAACCGAACTCAACATTCCAAGGCCGACCGAACCGAACTCAATTCCCATGTCGAGAAACCGAGGATATCCCTGTCTACAattttacccgtatacaatACTATATGGTGAATTTTATCCATATGTCCCATGTTTGAATAGTGGAAAATGACAATATTCTAATAGAGAGAGCTTCCCTTTTTAATGGATCTTAGGTCGGACGAATCTGAATGACTTCAAAGCGAGTACCGGACaatgggtaaaaaaaaaaaaaaaaaaaaaagataaaaggcttaatgcatatgcggccccctaaacttgtcccttttttctattttggcacctcaactaagtgttgttcctattggacccctgaacttgacctcaagtgtgtctatcaaacacaatctgaCTTACAAAGCATATATggtgagtttcatttttttttaccttgcGCATGTATGTCAACCACATCCTACGTGGAAAATTCAACTAATTAAAACACCCCacccattttaattatacacgTTAGATGGGAAGAAGTGTGCTACTGTGTTATACAAGTGAAAACCCCCGCTTAAACCAATCAAATAACAAAattggaaaataagaaatcaaaattggaaactaaaactgaaaacaaaaactgaaactgaaaactaAATCTGGAAAATAAAACCCCAAAACTGGAAActaaaaaaccaaaaccaaaacttAATCGCTGatgtatataattaaaatgggtGGGGCGTTTCGATTGGTTGATTTTTCCACGTAGGATATGAATTGACATTCACATGCAAggctaaaaaaatgaaactcaccATCTATGTTATGTAAGTcaaattgtgtttgatagatacACTTAAGGCCAAGTTCAAGAGTTCAATAGAAACAACACATAGTTGAAgtgacaaaataaaaaaaaaagaaaaaaaaagacaagtttaggggccgcatatgcattaagcgaAGACAAAAATTTGTTAGAGAACCCATAGAATCATGCTTCACGTGGGTGAGTAAAACACTTATAAATATATCCACAATAGATAGAATCGCCAAGAAACATTCTTTATCAAAGTCTTTTCTCCAATTAAGATGAATAGACTTTTCTCATTCCAATGGTTTCTTTCGCTTCTCTTATTCATCTTCACAAAAACCTCAATTTCTTCAAAACCCCATAAAATCCCAAGACTCACACCACTTCTTAAAAATATACGTCATGAGTCTaacaccttttcttcttcttcaaatcttCCAAAAGAATTTGAGACTTATTACTATGCACAAACACTTGATCACTTTAATTATGGACTAAAAAGTTATTCAACTTTTAAGCAAAGGTACATAATTAATTCTAAGTATTGGGGTGGTTCTAATTCGAGCACTCCAATTTTTGCCTGTTTTGGTGCTGAATCTCCCATTGATTATGATCCTCCTGATATTGGATTTCTCACTGATTTTGCCCCTCGTTTTAAGGCTCTTCTTGTTTACATGGAGGTAAATTCATTAATTCCATCAAGTATCTATCTATATTATACCTACATTATTATAAAAGcgtgaatataaatgttgattgATCAAAAAACTTTTGTACCCTTATAAGTTGAAACCTTCTCTAAAAAGTTCATTTCATATTGGATAAAAttgtaatattaattatttcataATATCTAGGACTTCGAATCAAACTGAAAACCCAAAATCCTAAAACCAACGTTACTCCcttacttccttttttttttttgtttattataAATTTGAGTTAGTAGGAAATAAGATTAAGGACTCTACTTACTCATTATCTTTGAATTTTAACAAATTAGCAAGTTCTAgcaaaataaaactaacacaaaaCTTTTTCCCTAGCAATACTTACTACTgtggttttttgttttttattatatgtttcctttaaattttttacatGACAACATTTTGTTTGAATAAAAACTTAAATACAATAATTGAGATCAAGTAACATACGAATGCAACTActtctaatttaatttttggcatTATTGTTCATTTATTAGTATTACTTTTTCATCCTATCTTTTTATTGGGTATGATAATCTCATTCTTTAGCttataccaaataaagtgaatgATATAGAAACGTAACGTTGGagttaatttaagaaaatgtaACCAACCAATATCAAGTATTTCAAAGAACTATCCCGAGAGCAAATTGAAGTTTATGAAGTTAGATTTGTACTACCTTGATTTCTATTTCCTAGCTCAACTATAAATATTTTCTCAATAGTAatgcgatttttttttgttaactaTTTTTTGCACACATTTTCTAATAAATAACAATTTCTAAAGCTCACATGACAACGCATGTCTATAGAGACtagttattatttttgttattattattattattattattattattatcattatcatcatcattattattattattattattattattattattattattattattattattattattattataaaagcatgagtataaatgttggttgacaaaaatatccttcaaatattgaacgacttttatgcCCTTTAAAAGTTGAATTACTTTTTAAGGAGACAATTCCATGTCggataaaattgtaaaatttaGAATTCGTATTGCATACCCGCAAGAATTCATATTATTCAATTAAGCTATTTTCTATGAGGACTCATACAATGTCTACGCTTAAACTGTTGTTAGTATCATAGTTTAGGAAAACTCCTATCGTTAATGGGTAAGTTGTATTGTTTGTCTTTCGGAAGATGCAAAGGTtatacaataataattaattaataatattaataagcACAGAAATTCAATTCTGAAAATCCAAAAAAGTGTTTTACCCGGAGAGTATCAATCATTGTGAGGTGCCGAAGGTTTGGGTCAATTAGAACATGTGTTGAAGGTATGGCTATTATGATTTCTCATTCTGTTGTTTGTATTTTTAGTTCTTAAATTAATCCTTGAAAGTTGTTTGTTCCTCTAAGGTTTAAAACTGTTGGCTTGATGgaaatatttttagtttaatgATAGGCGATTTAGGTAAATATGgaaatagaaaattaaagaagacaGTATGGGAAGTTGCTAATGATAGAGATGGAAGACTAAAGAAAACCTCGAAGTTGCTACGACGTTATTTGACTAAagttttaaggaaaatttaaaGGGGATGCGGACactaattcaaattaaaaaaatgccaaatgacttaaaaaaataagtggACTTATAAGTTTTCTTATATCACGtggtattctttttttttttttttgggtcggATCTGGctcatttaaaaaatttgggtaGACttgtttttttaaagccacataGATATCTTTTTAAACTAACCAGACAACCCACTAGAAAAAGTTGTTATGTGgcttcaaaaaaattagttgcatagacttattttttcaaagccacgtgacattttttattaaaatgctaaataagttttttttttaaaattcatcaGCGAAAAAgttatatttgcaccatttgtatAACAGCAGGGGTATATATGCACCACTTCTTTAACGAGAGGTATATCTGCcataaatcgcaaagttgaggagAATATTTGCACCTTTatcctaaaataaatatatataattacaaataatattatttaatatttttttttttttactacgaTTGAGATTGTCTGGAACTAACGTGCAACTGCACGTTTATAGAAAACTGTATTAATTAAAACCACAATTTTcctatttgtttttgtttatgtCACATTTTGTGATTGTTAATTAAAACCACAATTTTcctatttgtttttgtttatgtCACATTTTGTGATTGTTAATGGTAATCGGTAACTAAACCCAAATTTTCACCAAATGGTTCAACGTCTACTATATACAATACATCAAAAATTAACCTTGTATCAGTAGTGTGGTTTTCCTGCAAATTCCATCTCTCTAGTTCCGCGCGTGGTGTAGATAGGCTATTCGTTTTTAATAAATATCTTACCGATGATCgatccatgccattttttattaacgGGGTTTTATAATACCGTAATGAATCTTTTCTACGgttcaattaaaattttaaatatcaaatgTAAGCTCAAAATTattattcttatgtatatatagttgaTGTCGAATTTTCTTGGCTTTTTCCTGTGTTTGTTTCTTTATATATTTGATGAATCCTTTGGTGAAATTTCcgagttggatggcatatttgagcaacaacatgtatatatatgatgtcgACTTTTTTTTAACGTGTTTGAATCCTCTCGACTACTTTATgcgtttacttctttatattttgactcTATCGGTGAAAATGTTGGCTCGGCATTTTCCCTTAGTGAGCTAGACACATCACGAGTTCGGATTAGTCGGATCAGTTCTTTTTTTATGCtttagattttcattttttattttatttttattttgcattcTATTTTCAGCATAGGTATTATGGAAAATCAAGACCATTTGGGAAGACAATGGAAGAAGCTCTAAAAGATGAAGACACTAGAGGTTATTTCAATTCAGAACAAGCTATAGCTGATTATGCAGAACTTTTGTTacatattaaagaaaaatactCAGCACAAAATTCTCCAATTATTGTCATTGGAGGATCCTATGGAGGAAGTAAGAGAAAAAAATCCCTTCTtaatttccttctcttttttagTCTTTGCAATTAATTTCTAGTTTGAATATTATCAAAACTCTtcctctaatttcttttttaaaaattattttctctttttttgaaatgttttttttttttttcagtgcTTGCTTCGTGGTTTCGAATGAAGTATCCTCATATAGCTCTTGGTGCTTTAGCTTCATCAGCTCCTATTCTTTATTTTGATAATATCACTCCACAAAATGGATATTATTCGATTGGGTCCAAGGATTTTAAAGTAAGAAAATTActtaattttttccttacttTTAATAAGtcctttattgttttattttattttattttacttttttctaaTTACTAACAAGTTATTCCATAATTATTTCAGGAAGCTAGTAAGAGTTGTTACCGAACTATACGAAAATCATGGTCTGTAATTGACAAGATTGCTTCTAGGAAAAATGGACTCTCCTATCTCACTCGGAAATTCAAGACTTgctcgtaatttttttttttcctctttcctATATTTCAAAAGGAGTTTAAATTACTGTTAGGAATTTTGTACTGTCACATCACATTTATTTGTTATAACATGTAATTATCTTAATTTGCTTTTTTAGAGATTATACATCTCATattttaaggagatttattCGCAGATATCCCACATTTTAAGAGACTTACCAGTAAATATCTTTGACTTTGAGTGACTTATCAGTGTAAGAAATTTTTACACCATCAGGTTGATTTTCCT encodes:
- the LOC132065395 gene encoding uncharacterized protein LOC132065395, with protein sequence MNRLFSFQWFLSLLLFIFTKTSISSKPHKIPRLTPLLKNIRHESNTFSSSSNLPKEFETYYYAQTLDHFNYGLKSYSTFKQRYIINSKYWGGSNSSTPIFACFGAESPIDYDPPDIGFLTDFAPRFKALLVYMEHRYYGKSRPFGKTMEEALKDEDTRGYFNSEQAIADYAELLLHIKEKYSAQNSPIIVIGGSYGGMLASWFRMKYPHIALGALASSAPILYFDNITPQNGYYSIGSKDFKEASKSCYRTIRKSWSVIDKIASRKNGLSYLTRKFKTCSQLNDSFELKDYLNTIYSEAAQYDEPPSYPVTVVCGGIDGAPKGSHVLDRIYAGVVAYEGNQSCYDINSMPSETSMGWSWQTCSEMVMPMGCGENDMFFSYPFNLDDYINDCKSKFGVPPRPHWITTYYGGHDIKLILHRFASNIIFSNGLRDPYSSGGVLKDISHSLRAVYTRNGSHCLDILSAKPTDPEWLTMQRNTEVEIIEGWITEYYADLNALKNGKKP